The following proteins are co-located in the Escherichia fergusonii ATCC 35469 genome:
- the pgsA gene encoding CDP-diacylglycerol--glycerol-3-phosphate 3-phosphatidyltransferase produces the protein MQFNIPTLLTLFRVILIPFFVLVFYLPVTWSPFAAALIFCVAAVTDWFDGFLARRWNQSTRFGAFLDPVADKVLVAIAMVLVTEHYHSWWVTLPAATMIAREIIISALREWMAELGKRSSVAVSWIGKVKTTAQMVALAWLLWRPNIWVEYAGIALFFVAAVLTLWSMFQYLNAARADLLEQ, from the coding sequence ATGCAATTTAATATCCCTACGTTGCTCACGCTGTTTCGCGTCATCCTTATCCCATTCTTTGTATTGGTCTTTTATCTCCCTGTCACCTGGTCGCCATTTGCTGCTGCGCTTATTTTCTGCGTCGCGGCAGTGACCGACTGGTTTGATGGTTTCCTGGCGCGGCGCTGGAATCAAAGCACCCGTTTCGGGGCGTTTCTTGATCCCGTTGCCGACAAAGTCCTGGTGGCAATTGCAATGGTACTGGTTACCGAGCACTACCACAGCTGGTGGGTGACGTTACCGGCAGCAACCATGATTGCGCGTGAAATTATTATTTCTGCACTGCGTGAGTGGATGGCGGAACTGGGCAAACGCAGTAGTGTGGCTGTATCCTGGATTGGTAAAGTGAAAACCACGGCACAAATGGTAGCGCTGGCATGGCTGTTATGGCGTCCAAACATTTGGGTCGAGTATGCGGGGATTGCATTATTCTTCGTTGCTGCTGTGCTGACACTGTGGTCAATGTTCCAGTATTTGAACGCTGCGCGAGCAGATTTGCTTGAACAGTGA